From Carassius gibelio isolate Cgi1373 ecotype wild population from Czech Republic chromosome B21, carGib1.2-hapl.c, whole genome shotgun sequence, the proteins below share one genomic window:
- the puraa gene encoding purine-rich element binding protein Aa, with protein MADRDSGSEQGGAATGPGVGSMHPVTGGAGSASGLQHETQELASKRVDIQNKRFYLDVKQNAKGRFLKIAEVGAGGNKSRLTLSMSVAVEFRDYLGDFIEHYAQLGPSNPDIAQDEPRRALKSEFLVRENRKYYMDLKENQRGRFLRIRQTVNRGPGLGSTQGQTIALPAQGLIEFRDALAKLIDDYGVEDEPAELPEGTSLTVDNKRFFFDVGSNKYGVFMRVSEVKPTYRNSITVPYKVWSKFGSTFCKYADEMKKIQEKQREKRACELQQQQPEEMHGDEGDED; from the coding sequence ATGGCGGACAGAGACAGTGGAAGTGAGCAGGGAGGAGCAGCCACGGGCCCGGGTGTCGGTTCCATGCACCCAGTGACAGGAGGGGCGGGCTCGGCTTCCGGGCTGCAGCACGAGACGCAGGAGCTCGCCTCGAAGCGGGTTGACATCCAGAACAAGCGCTTCTATCTAGACGTAAAGCAGAACGCGAAAGGCCGCTTCTTGAAGATAGCAGAAGTCGGGGCCGGGGGAAACAAGAGCCGCCTCACTCTCTCCATGTCTGTGGCTGTCGAGTTCCGCGACTACCTGGGGGACTTCATCGAGCACTATGCCCAGTTAGGGCCGAGCAACCCAGACATAGCGCAGGACGAGCCACGGCGGGCGCTGAAGAGCGAGTTTCTGGTGCGTGAGAATCGGAAGTACTACATGGATCTGAAGGAGAACCAGAGGGGCCGCTTTCTGAGGATCCGGCAGACCGTCAACCGGGGGCCCGGCTTGGGATCCACGCAAGGCCAGACCATCGCTCTTCCAGCCCAGGGACTTATCGAGTTTCGCGACGCGCTCGCCAAACTCATCGACGACTACGGAGTGGAGGACGAGCCGGCGGAGCTGCCCGAGGGAACCTCGTTAACTGTGGACAACAAGCGCTTTTTCTTTGACGTAGGCTCCAATAAGTACGGGGTGTTCATGAGGGTAAGCGAAGTCAAGCCCACCTATCGCAACTCTATCACAGTGCCCTACAAAGTGTGGTCGAAATTCGGCAGCACTTTCTGCAAATACGCAGACGAAATGAAAAAGATTCAAGAGAAACAGCGGGAAAAAAGGGCATGCGAGCTTCAGCAGCAGCAACCCGAGGAGATGCACGGAGATGAAGGGGACGAGGATTGA